The region cttggttcactccatgagAAGAGGTTGTAAggccataattcatgctaaaggttactgaactaagtattaactgacatggtgatcatttttgtatatcttgttttttctatatgtttcacttttcttttttataactgctattctaatagcaaatccttcataaaagttattgcattacattcttgattaaattatctttccattgatataccattttatggtactactactACAaagaaagtggtgttattagccaccaaacctcaaaaatacacttttctcaaaaggtttccacaattttggccactacagTATATAgccctttaaagcagctgcatcttttctgGGATCGCACAATGATACAATCTGGGGAAGAGATGCGGTGGgttaaaaaggtttgccatcctaAACGTGCAATATTTTGAATCAGGCCTGCTCCTCATTATTAAGCCAACACCCTAGCCTTAGGTTCAAATTCCTCACTCAAGAGAAGATTTTCAAGAAGGGGGTCAGTCTGTGACTCCTTAGTAAATTGCACTTGGAATTACATTATTATTAGAGAATGAAGATTTGTGTTGGTtccatcttggtttcacattagaACAGCTGCAGaattaaaagacttggttcattCCATGGGAAGCTGTTGTAAGGCTGTAATTCATGCTAAatgttacccaactaagtattaactgacatagTGATAATTTTGGTATGCCTCGTTTTTTTCTACGCCTTTCACTTTTCTTTacaactgctattctaatagcaaatcttTCATAAAagttacattcttgattaaattatctttccatggatatataattttatggtactactccaaaacaAAGTGGTGTTATTTGTCATCAAATCTCAAAAGTTCTGTACGctttccccaaaaggtttccacaattttggccactactgcatACCTGTttatcttgtatatgtttgacaaacataaagtaaataaataaatgagttttTCACCTAATATCAGAGGATTCACTGTCTACATCTGACAGATCCAGCAGGTCTTCTGAACTCCCTTCTTCATCTGAAAAGGACCTTCGAACCTTCGGCTGTAACATGTCCTGAGTGATTTTGTTCCGGGCATCCATACTTCTAATATCTTCTTCACTACGACACTTATCTAGAAAGATGAAAAAAACCCAGACTTCTGTTAAGGTCGAGATGCGAGTCATAGAACTGTTGCTTTGTTccaaagatggtttttttttttattttcaaaaggcaactggaattttggtttttcctcacgaagaagttttgcttctcatccaagaagcttcttcagtttctgaagatggtggaggatggaaggatttatattccttgcagtcatcagGTTGTTAGTGCTCTttctgagagtcgttgaggccacttggaggattttCTGTGCCCTGATAgtcacctgaatggtgcaaatgggtgtggaaactTCTTGCTGAAAAGATTTGTGTTGTAAATACAGAAGTCTCCACGCCCGTTTGCATTACTTAGGTaactctgaggacacagacaaatctCCAAGTAGaatcaacaactctctaaaaggatgcaaatgaccagctgtctgcaagggatatcaatccttctgttccccaccatccggtcagagctggagaagctgtttggatgagaagtgaaaaatctccaaagaaaaacaagaaagtccaggtgtctcttgaaaaaaaaaagcacctttgggacaacctggatgactgagaatctccatagacaggtgTGCTTTGAATCTCAATGGCACTTCCTCGGGATTAAATCCCAAAGCTTTTCAATAAACATTTCAATAATGTTtgaaaaggagcaaaaaaaaccctcctgaTTCATGGCTGGTCCTCGCACCTATGACGATCGCAATgtccttgtggtcatgtgatcaaactttgggtgcttggcaacccgcctgtatttatgacggttgcaatggaGGACATTTGGGCCCTTCCTaagaaagccagatttgcttaacaaccctggGTCTTAAATTTGGGTACAAGTGCCttttttagtaaaagaaattcttTACCCAATTGTCATAGATTTGAGGACTATCCGAGATTCATTTGCTGGAATCCTTGCAAATTGTTCCTGCTTTCATCTTAACAAATCTTGTTAAAGAAAACTCAGAGAATGTATACTGGGAAAAATTACTTTTCGTTCAGGAAGCTGTCAATAGCTTAAGACAGACagttcctcaacttacgacagttcatttggtgagcaatgaaagttacaaaaaacgctgaaaaaagtgactcatgacctttgcagcatccccacggtcatgcgATTTACATTTGTATGTAaatgacaactggttcatatttataatgaaGAAGCAAGAAAAgtcaataaaatggggcaaagctaactgaacaaatttctctcttaggaacataaattttgggggcTCATatgtggtcctaagtcgaggactgcctgtagtccattcccaaaatatttttcaaCTGTCTCAGAGCACAAATCATTGGGGTCCATTTGTTCGTCTGTGCATCACCCATACGTCCATGCAATGTTGAATTGTTAACaatgaaaaaaacaacataagTATTTTTAAATGGCTGTTACATACAAACTGCTTTGACCAAATCACAACTGAAGTGGTGATAAGACGCcagggaaagccaagggaaatcatcaaagccattaaaaagctaaAGTTAGATTATTTTGGACATGAACACggaaaatacggcatccttcccTTAATCATctagggaaagatggaaggcaaatgaggtccaggcagaagaagagcctcatggcttcaaaatctaagggacccatttggacaaaactcagcagcactttttcaaggggctgttgacaaaaataggattgctgACATGATCGCCAACGTTCAATGATGAATATGGCGGAAGAAGAGTATTTTTAATGACAAGAACGCTTGGAAATATTCCATGTTCCTCTCGTACCTGGGTGTTGGATGAGATATGCTTCGACCAAATTGTTCAAAATGTGATTTTTACAGATCCGTTCCACGGGACAACGGCATGTTGGACAGAGAGAAGATCGCTCCATCCATCCTGAGTAGCAAGCGGCGCAGAAAGTATGCATACAGGGCTGCAAACTAAAGACAGGAGATGAATGAATTGAAGTAGGACCTGATTGGTTAATATAGTCtaaaccttgggagacaggaagaaaatgttgtggcccaccagtggcccgCAGAGCCTGGCAGCAAATTCAGatggtgaggaggttggggaggaacatgggcgagtcctggagtctggggaaggctctgacggaAGCTcggcattggaggcagagagggggccagggctgccttcagagtcagatttcagtgaggcagacaaacagccggagcctgttcccagtgtgcgcatgtgcagagttgccagacaaagggaacagctaaagacagggcttgacttgggagtaaggccacaggtggatggtgaatggcccctcccatagggaataaagaggagtgaaaggggaaaggagtttgcaggagacaattagttcattcctgcattcttgccaagtattgcagtggagtctgaaagatctcggcctggccactctccaagcctgataaaggttggtaattgtgacctatcttgaaagactgtgggagagaaaagactttgctggagaggaattcactgtaaattaaataaaaggggtttatcgggacgaggactcagctttgtactgctggggaagcctaggtcagaacagaaaattTGCTGCCTCGGGTGGAAGTCTTCCttttgtctcccaaggtcatcccCATACACCATTAAAGCAAATCACCCGTATTCCAAAATTCAAaaatcaacatctttttaaaataaaacaaatctggGAAGTTGGTACTCACTGCTGACTCACATGTTAATCAAGGTTCATCTCATGGCCATGTATAATGGACTGTGTATTTAATTTAACCCTTCtagctccttctctttcttctctctcttctctcttctaatTCTCACAACCAAAATACAAATATGGTTGAGAAGGCCCGGAGCTTTCTTTCTCGTCTTGTCCCTACCCATTTCAACTGGAGGCATCTTGGTCTAACACGTTAACCACTACACCTCGTTGGCTCTCTCCTGACATGGCTGATATATAACTTGGTGGTACACCAGGAACGCCCACTCCATTGTACACTGAAATAGGAAACTGATTGGCTGAGCCAGAAGGCCTGTTTCAGAAGGTTCCATGGAACTGATGCAACAAGGGAGAAGGGCTATGAAGTAGCCACAGAGCAAAAGAGCATTGGAACATTTGGGTGGAAAAGTGGAGCTTGGGAAAAAAAGATCCTACAGAAAATGAGGTGAGGAACCTAAGGGAGCTAAAAGCAGGAGGTTCAAAAACCTAAACTGGACATATAGCCCAAGTGAAGAAAGAGTGGGGTAACTGCTGATAGGATGAAAGTTTTCAAGGAGGAAAAGGAGTCAAAACAACCTCTGTGTGCAAATTTTAAGCCTTGATTAGAAGTTGAGAACATGTGGCATTCAAAATATGCCTGGCCTACTACCCCTAGCAGTCTTTTCCATTCGGCCTGCTTCTTCCAGACTCTGTGAGTTGTGGTTCAGCAACATTCAGAAGTCCCAGATTGTTTTGATTTAGACCTCAGCAAGCAGCATTTGACTTCCTAAGCTCTATGGTCACCAGGGGACTCAAGAATCCTGACTGGTCCCTCTCAAGAAACATGAGTTCTCCTTCTTGAGTCAGCTCAACGCTTCTTGAATGGAATCAACTCAACGCGTCTTGAGTTGAATCAACCCAACGACTGCTGAGTTGAATCAATTCAACGACTGCTGAGATGAATCAACCCAATGCCACGTGAGATGAATTAACTCAATGCAACTCAACGCTGCTTGAGTCGTATCAACTCAACGCTGCTTGAGTCATATCAACTCAACGCTGCTTGAGTCGTATCAACTCAACGCTGCTTGAGTTGAATCAACTCAACGCTTCTTGAATCAATACTTCAGGAATCAACAGTTCTTGAGCTGAGTCAACATTTGGCTCTTGGGCTTTAAGACAAAATAGAGGCAACAGGGCAACTTTATTCTCAATCCCATTCAATGACTACAAAGGTGATGTATGACCTTTCAACTGTCCTCCTGACAAAGACTACTTCTCTTTGAAGATCTACTGCGGAGCAAATGAGCTAGTTCAGCCCTTACCCTCCATCCAACCTTCTTCACTTCATTTTTTCCATCAGACATCCTTTCTCCAGCTCATCTGGATTACTCCTTTCTTTCTTAGTCAACCTATGATCATCCACCTATACCTGACACAGTCATGAAGCAGTTCCTGGCAGATGATGCAGCTCAGGCTTTCTCCCATTTTGTCGGGCTTCATGGTTGCCGATTTGACATCTCCAGGGTCAGGTCTCATTTCATGTCCGTCTGGGGTGACCACCTGAAGGGCAGAGCTGGCTTCACCATCTGCAAGAGAGGTTCTTATGTCACATTGGGGAAGGCATGTAAAGGAAAAAACAGCATGGAACCCAACACATTGTTGCTCAACAATCAAGAGGTTGACTGTTGGCCACAGAAATAAGAGCAGCTCTTTAATGTTCACAACCCTGGATTAATTAGTGGAATAGCTTGTCTTTCAGATGTGTGGGTACTCATCACTGGAGGTTGTCCAAAATAGAGTAGATGACCATTTGACTGAGATAGTATAAGGTCTACTgctttgagcaggaggttgggctggaagacctccaaaatccctatgattctatgttccatATTCTAAGGgctgtgtgttgtggcccaccagctgccagcggagctggtgatAGACTTGGACgaagaggaggttggggaagaacttgggccagttctggagtctggggaagactccgATGGATGCTCTGAGTTGGAcgcagagatggagccagggctgtcagacatttcccagccaccagggAGGCAGCTGTCTGTGGAGGCtgagataagtggggaggaagaacagctgaggcctgttccagatgcacatatgtgCAGAGTTGTTAGGAGcggagaacaactgaggacaaggagtcgacccgggaagcaaagcacacatggacgctgaatggccctTTCCTGGCTgagaaataaatagaaggaaaggggagtgattgtcgtaggagacaacagttcatatttctgaagattttgctcattgtgtttcatgccacaaagactgcttgccagaacttaatttataGCTTCGGGGCTGGGAGCTCCTGGCCTGGCAATTAtctcaaggaactgataaggtctgttactccAGTTAACTCTTTGTTATTGGGATtactgcctggactttttggtgtGTGAATGCCaattaattcacaggagataaataaagaggaggtgttcgggacaaggagtctgtttcttgcttgtgccaaggctgggtcagaacattgtGATCTTAGCTTCTGCTAAGAAGGTATCAAATCTCTCCCTGCAGAACACAAAAATATACATTGTCATATATACCCACCTCTTCTGATTTTCTTCCTAACGGGGTAGGGTgaatcttttccttcccttccggAAAGCTGGAACATGGCTGTTTTCTCTGCATCCCTCATAGAAGCACCAGAAGTTTCTGAATTTACAACAGGCTGCCTGAGTTGAAGCAATGTCTCTGGTCCAGATGGTACCAATTTGAGCAAAGCGGGTGCAAAAATTAAGGTATGATGTTGGGATCCTGTAATCAAGGAAAGAATGATGATCACGGTGAAGGATCTTTGGATGCAACCAAATGACTCAGGAGCAGGGTTCCGCAAGCTTGGCCAcattaaggcttgtggacttcaactcccagaattccccagtcaagcacagctggctgaggaatcctgggagttgaagtctacaagcctTGAAGTTCTCAAGTTTGGAGAACTCCTGCTCCGGAGGAACAGTTCCCTCTCTCTACTTCCTCAGCCcatccgaaaggtgcttttttcaggaggcaactggactttgttctttttttcttttgaagacgttttgcttctcatccaggaagcttcttcagttctgacaggagagtggggaatggaaggatggaaccccctttgaatggtgtgggaacaggaatggatttccagaggaaaaaattgcagactacaggaaccatttgcaccactcaggtgaccctgaggacgcagataaacctccaagtggcctcaaggactctctaaaaggatgcaaacgaccagctgtctgcaaggagtataaatccttcaattccccaccatccagtcagagctgaagaagcttcttggatgagaagtgaaatgccttcaaaaaaacctccaagaaagcccagttgcctcctgaaaaaaagaacCATGAtgtggaggactgagaatctccacagactttctgagccaattCTTTCCCTGCTCATTCCCTTCCACTTCCCGCAATACCTTGGTCACCCTTCAAAGGACGACTCAACCTTGGGCCAAAGAGGCTCAACCTTTACCAGCTATTGAAGGGTTCGCCTTCTCAGTGGAGGTGGACTCGGCGGGAGAGGTAGCAACGATTTGAAAGAGGTTTGACGTCGAAGTGGATGGCTGCGGTTCCTCGTAGCTCGTCCGAGAAGCTGGCGGCGGCGATGCTGTTGTTGAGGTCCCATCATTGCTTTCTCTGGTGCTTGAGGTATATTTGGTTGTGCGGCATGCGCCATCTAGAGatggagaagagggggagagtgTGACCTCAACACGGCCAGGAGAGCCGCAAAGAGCTGAAATGTCTCCTTAGTAGGTCCATGGGCTTCAATTCCTCCATGCTACTCTACTCACCTCCTGGATCATTAGCTCCATCCTTTTCGGGGTGCAAAGATTCGTACAGGTACGCCACGTCTGAAAGGAGAGAAGATGATTGAACTCAACAGAGCAAAGCGAGGTGGCTCTCCTTagaggttgtggctgctccatcacgaggtttttttttttaaacaagagattggacaatcatttgtctgaaatgaaacACTAACATCTCTGGGCctttagtggctaagacgctgagcctgtcgatcagaaaggtcggcagttcggcggttcgaatccctagcgccgcataacagagggagctcccattacctgtcccagcttctgccaacctagaagttcgaaagcacgttaaaaatatgcaagtagaaaaatagggaccacctttggtgggaaggtaacagcgttccatgtgcctttggcattgagtcatgccggcctcatgaccacggagacatctttggacagcactggctctttggctttgaaatggagatgagcactgccccccagagttgggaacgactagcacataagtgcgaggggaacctttaaccttGCTATAGCCCTTAAGCTGTGAATATCAACTTCCTGTGAATGTTTAACCTGATTCTTAGGATGACCTTGAGGTCTATTTCTGACAGCTTAGTACCATTAGGAAAGGATCAATCTTACACCCACACATTCCATCGCATTCAAAGACAACTCCCAGTTGTAGAGAGTATGATGTCTGGATAACTGGAAGGTCATTTCTTTTAGTTTGATTTACAAGTAATGCTCTTCTATCCCCAATCACAGCTGTCCTGCCTTAACATTTCCTACAATCATAtggttagattagattaacagagttggaaggggccttgtaggtcatctagtccaacccccccaaagcaggagaccctacaccatttttgacagatggcagtccagtctcttcttgaaagccttgaAAGTGATGAAGCTACCacagcttctgttccatgggttgattgctctcactgtcagaaaattcctctttatttccaggttgaatctctccttgttcagtttctatccattattccttttctggccttcgggtgccttggaaaatagcttgaccccctcccctctgtggcagcccctcaagtattggaagactgctactgTGTCTtccttagtccttctcttcactagcctagccatgtccagttcctgcaaccattcatcatgttttagtctccaggcctttgatcatcttagatagattcagattaagagagttggaagggatcttgtaggtcatctagtccagtggttcccaaacttggcaactttaagacttgtggacttcaacttccagagttctccagccagaagagctagctggagaattctgggagttgaagtccacaagtcttaaagttgccaagtttgggaaccactgatctagtccaacccccccccaccccacccaagcaggagaccttatactatttatgacaaatggcagtccagtctcttcatgaaagcctccagggatgaagctcccacaacttctgaaggcaacttctgttccatgggttgattgttctcactgtcagaaaatccctccttacttctaggttgaatctctccttggtcagtttccatccattattcctggtctggccttcaggtgctttggagaatagcttgagcccctcctctctgtggcagcccctcaaatattggaagactgctatcatgtctcccctggtccttctcttcattacctcccttcgtcccatcagatcgcacagagtgggcctcctccgaattccatccgccagtcagtgccgactggcgactacgcggaggagagccttctcagtagcagctccgaccctttggaacgacctccccgtagaaattcgcaccctcaccacagtccagagcttccgcatagcccttaagacctggctaccccgtcaggcctggggataggattttatacaccccacccgaatgttgaatgaatgttgtgttttattattatttgtatttgtattcacatattgttttacgtcttgttttgcactcccttcccttgagttgtaagccgccctgagtcccctcagggaaaagggcggcctataagtgacaataaataccaaataccaaattagACTAGTTGTATTAATTAAGCCGTTTAAGGGAATGAAATAAAACTTACTGTTTTCTGGATCGTATTTCCTGTAAACAACATAGATCACGTCCCCGGTTTGCAAAGGGCAGGTCTGTCTCTTCACCACCTTCTGTTTATTGATCACTGTTCCGTTAGTGCTGCAGAGGGAGGTAGGAAATACAGGTGGGATTAAgacagaattcttttttttaaaagaatttttttaaagataaacttacaaaacaaaacataaatcaTCTTCTAGTTACATCCAGTGTGTCGGTTGgctacaaaacttttgtgcatcctttccatagtctcATATAAagtctcatattatcaatctaatatatatgcatagattattaatcttttatttgactataactattattccttcattttatacgagatattctaatttttgaattaatttacatt is a window of Thamnophis elegans isolate rThaEle1 chromosome 13, rThaEle1.pri, whole genome shotgun sequence DNA encoding:
- the CHFR gene encoding E3 ubiquitin-protein ligase CHFR; amino-acid sequence: MEHIELGGQIQPIGMPQPWGKLIRLGVEQAEPHVLLLKNEWTIGRKKGCDLSFPGNKLVSGYHCKITVDEKSGQVLLQDTSTNGTVINKQKVVKRQTCPLQTGDVIYVVYRKYDPENNVAYLYESLHPEKDGANDPGDGACRTTKYTSSTRESNDGTSTTASPPPASRTSYEEPQPSTSTSNLFQIVATSPAESTSTEKANPSIAGSQHHTLIFAPALLKLVPSGPETLLQLRQPVVNSETSGASMRDAEKTAMFQLSGREGKDSPYPVRKKIRRDGEASSALQVVTPDGHEMRPDPGDVKSATMKPDKMGESLSCIICQELLHDCVSLQPCMHTFCAACYSGWMERSSLCPTCRCPVERICKNHILNNLVEAYLIQHPDKCRSEEDIRSMDARNKITQDMLQPKVRRSFSDEEGSSEDLLDLSDVDSESSDISQPYVLCRQCPGFCRQTVPPLTFPEQEGKTEPGQIPGDSPSTSSNFPTALQEYVCPAQGSHIFCTCCFQPMPDRRADREHNQNVAPQQCTICQQSFCHLYWGCARVSCLGCLAPFCELNLGDKCLDGVLNGNNYESDILKDYLQSRGLTWKDMLNESLLALQKGTFILPDYRITGETVLCYFCGLRTFRELAYQYRQIIPAADLPAAVTSRPDCYWGRNCRTQVKAHHAMKFNHICEQTRFKN